In Marinibacterium anthonyi, the DNA window ATCGGGCAGGGGAAAGCCGTTGGACCAGTTGCGCGTCATCAGGCCGTCGCCGGTCACCTGGCCCCAGTTCTCCATGATCACCAGCTCGACGTTCAAGCCCGCCTCCTGCCACCATTGCTGCATGACCTGCGCCGCGGCGACAGAGTTCACGTAGTAATCGTTCAGCGTGCGGAAGGTGATCGTTTCGCCCGCGTACCCGGCCTCGGACAGCAGCTGTTTCGCGGTGCCGATCTGCTGGCTGTAGGCGGGGCGGTTCGGGTCAAAGGCGACCCCTTGCGACGGCATCTGGAACCCGTTGGTCACGCCGGCCTTGCCTTTCCACAGCGCCGTGTTCAGCGTGTCGCGGTCGACGCACAGCGCCATCGCCTTGCGGATGCGCTTGTCCGACAGGATGTTGTCGACCTGGTTGTGCACGATCAGGTGGGTGTTCTCGATCTGGGCCCCGCGTGCATCGACGTCGTCGTAGCGCGCCAGCAGGTCCAGGTCGTCCGGCGACAGGGCGCAGGCGAAATCGTATTCGCCCGAGATCAGGCCGGCCACCCGGGTGGCGGTTTCGGGGACGACGATGAAGGTGATGGTGCGCGCCGTCGGGCGGCCGCGGTAGTAATCGTCATTGGCTTCCAGAACGATCCGGTCGCCGCGGATGAACTCCTTCATCTTGTAGGGGCCGGTGCCGATGGGCGCCTGGCCGAACCCGTCCAGGCCCATGTCGCGGAACGGACCTTCGGGCACCACCCAGCCGATCCAGGATGCCAGCCGTTTTTCCATGGCGTAATCGGGGGCGGCGGTGACGAATTCGACGGTGCGGTCGTCCAGCGCGGTCACCTCCACCAGGTCGGGGCGGAAATAGCCGGCGCGGGGCGTCAGCGGTTCGGGCCCGAACATTCGGTCTTCGCCGAAGGAAAACGCCACGTCCTGCGATGTCACCGGCGCGCCATCATGAAAGCGGACGTCGTCGCGGATTGTCACGCGCACACGTTGCGGGTCCAGCCGTTCGATGCCGGTGGCGATGGCGGGCTGGATCTGGTTGCCGCTGCCGTCCGGGTTGCCCAGGTAGTTGCGATAGAACAGCGTGTCGAACATGGCGTTCACCACGCGCATGCCGACGTTGGAAATCGCCTGGATCGGTTCGAAATTGTCGACCAGCGCCTGCACCGCGATGGTGACGTCGGGACGGTCGGACTGGGCCAGCGCGGGCAGGCCAAGGGCGGCGCCGGCAGCCATGGCGCCGCCGCCGGCCAGAACGTTGCGGCGGGTGGGAAGCAAGAGGCGGGTCATCGGGGTCTCCGTTATGACAAGAGCTGTGACAAGAGCTGTGGCGGGACGGGATGGTGCGGTGCGCCGCCTGCTGCTGCGTTTCTGCATCCGCGTCCGACGTGACAGTTCGGTGAAGACCGCGGGGCGGCGGGCGAAGCTTTATGAAACCTTTACGCACAGCCTGTAACTGTGCGGTGCTGTGATGAGGCGGAGACCATGTTGCGCACCGATCCCCCGCAGCCGGGCCGGGCGGACCGCCCGGTCTGGCGCGATTGCCTGGCCCATTTCCGGCGCGAGATTCGCGAAGGCCGCATCGCCCCGGGCACGCGGCTGCCATCGCTGGCCCAGCTGGAAACACGGTTCGACCTGACGCGGTTCGGCGCGCGCCAGCTGATCGACGCGATGAAGGCCGAAGGGCTGGTGCAAAGCTGGCATGGGCGCGGCACCTATGTCGCCGAACGGCCCATCCACTACCGGATTTCGTCCAGGACCCGGTTCAGCACCAATGTCACCGGCGAGGGGCGGACCGGCAAGGTCGACATGCTGGACCGGGGGATGCGCAAGGCGCAGGGATCGGTGGCGCGGATGCTGGGGATCGACCCCGGCACGCCGGTGCCCTTCGCGCTGCTGCTGGGCTATCTGGACGACCGGCCGGCGGTTCTGGGCCAGCACAGTTTCGCCCCCGATCTGCCCGAGGACGTGCTGGACGTGCTGGAGGCCTGCGATGGAAGTGTCAGCCGGACGATGGCCCGGCTGGGCCTGCCCGAGTTCCGGCGCGACACGACGCTGATCGAAGCGCGCCTGCCGAGCCGGCACGAGGCGCTGACGCTGGACGTGCCGCCGTCGCAGCCGGTGATCGTGACGACGGCGCTGAACGTGGATGGCGGGGGCCGCAAGCTTGAGATTTCCAAGGCCGTCGCGCGCGCCGACCTGATCGCCTTCGTGGTCCCCGCCATGGGGGCGGGGGGGATCGGGTCGGGGACCGGGTAGGGATTACAGGCCGAAGGGGTCGGACACGCCGGGCACCGGGCCTGCGGCCTCGATGACGGTGCCGGCCTTGATCAGAAGGTCCTCGCGCCAGCGCGCCGCGACCAGCTGCACGCCCACGGGGCGGCCATCGGCGGACCCCGTGGCGACGCTTAGCGCGGGCATCCCCAGCGCCGGCAGGCCGCGCTGGGTCAGCTGGGCCTCGTAGACGCGCGCGAAACTCTCCTCGGAGGCGACATCCGCCTGCTGATCGAACGGCAGTTCGCCCGACACCGGGCACAGGACCAGCGGGTAGGTGTCAAAGAACGCCTCCCATGCGCGCATCAGCCCGACGCGGCGCTTGAACGCCTCCATCACCGTCAGCAGGTCGGCCGCCCCCGCGTCCTTCGACATCTGGTCGAAAACGAACAGCGAATCCGGTTCGTCCTCTTCGGCCAATACATTGGCGGCGGAAAACCCGGTTTCCGCCATCCAGAGCGTCGCGTTGATCTCGGCCGCGGCGCGGATGGGGGGGCAGTCGACCTCTTCGACGATCCAGCCGGCGTCTTCCAGCACCTTGGCGGCGGCCAGCAGCGCGGCCTTTACCGGTTCGGCCACGGGCATCCCGTCGGGGGCCAGCGCCAGGGCGCAGCGCTTGTCGAAGGCGCCGCTGTCATAGGGCATCGCCACGTGCCAGGGGTCGCGGGCATCGCGCTGCATCATCGCCCGGAAGGACAGGTCCAGATCGCCCATCGTCCGGGTGATCGGGCCCGACACGGCCATGATCTGTGCCCCCATGTACCGATCGGGGCCCGACGCGTTCCACGCCGGGATCCGCCCCACGGTGGGGCGCAGCCCGTGCAGCCCGCAGGCATAGGCCGGATAGCGGATCGACCCGGCAATGTCCGATCCGTGGCCCACCGGCGCCATGCCCGACGCCACCGACGCCGCCGCCCCGCCCGAAGACCCGCCCGGCGTGATGTCGCGGTTGCGGGGGTTCAGCGTCTGGCCGTGCACGGTGTTCTTGGTGAACCAGCGCAGCGACATGGCGGGCGTGTTGGTGCGCCCGACGACGATGGCGCCGGCCTTCTTCAGGTTCGACACCACGGGGCTGTCGGATTTCGCCACCAGGTTTTCGAACAGCTTCAGCCCGTTGGTGGTGGCATAGCCCTGCTGGTCGACATTGACCTTGATCGTCACCGGCACCCCGGCCATCGGGCCTGCGTCTTCCCCGGCGGCGATCCGTGCGTCGATGGCCTTGGCGGTGGCGACCGCTTCCTTGCTCAGGTCCTGCACCACGGTGTTGATCGCGCCGTTCACATCCTCGATCCGGGCCAGGTGGGCCTCGGTCACTTCGGTGGCCGAAAGCTCCTTGCTGCGGA includes these proteins:
- the phnF_1 gene encoding putative transcriptional regulator PhnF; amino-acid sequence: MLRTDPPQPGRADRPVWRDCLAHFRREIREGRIAPGTRLPSLAQLETRFDLTRFGARQLIDAMKAEGLVQSWHGRGTYVAERPIHYRISSRTRFSTNVTGEGRTGKVDMLDRGMRKAQGSVARMLGIDPGTPVPFALLLGYLDDRPAVLGQHSFAPDLPEDVLDVLEACDGSVSRTMARLGLPEFRRDTTLIEARLPSRHEALTLDVPPSQPVIVTTALNVDGGGRKLEISKAVARADLIAFVVPAMGAGGIGSGTG
- the gatA_10 gene encoding Glutamyl-tRNA(Gln) amidotransferase subunit A; protein product: MEIWKLSAVEIAAKVRSKELSATEVTEAHLARIEDVNGAINTVVQDLSKEAVATAKAIDARIAAGEDAGPMAGVPVTIKVNVDQQGYATTNGLKLFENLVAKSDSPVVSNLKKAGAIVVGRTNTPAMSLRWFTKNTVHGQTLNPRNRDITPGGSSGGAAASVASGMAPVGHGSDIAGSIRYPAYACGLHGLRPTVGRIPAWNASGPDRYMGAQIMAVSGPITRTMGDLDLSFRAMMQRDARDPWHVAMPYDSGAFDKRCALALAPDGMPVAEPVKAALLAAAKVLEDAGWIVEEVDCPPIRAAAEINATLWMAETGFSAANVLAEEDEPDSLFVFDQMSKDAGAADLLTVMEAFKRRVGLMRAWEAFFDTYPLVLCPVSGELPFDQQADVASEESFARVYEAQLTQRGLPALGMPALSVATGSADGRPVGVQLVAARWREDLLIKAGTVIEAAGPVPGVSDPFGL
- the appA_2 gene encoding Oligopeptide-binding protein AppA precursor; protein product: MTRLLLPTRRNVLAGGGAMAAGAALGLPALAQSDRPDVTIAVQALVDNFEPIQAISNVGMRVVNAMFDTLFYRNYLGNPDGSGNQIQPAIATGIERLDPQRVRVTIRDDVRFHDGAPVTSQDVAFSFGEDRMFGPEPLTPRAGYFRPDLVEVTALDDRTVEFVTAAPDYAMEKRLASWIGWVVPEGPFRDMGLDGFGQAPIGTGPYKMKEFIRGDRIVLEANDDYYRGRPTARTITFIVVPETATRVAGLISGEYDFACALSPDDLDLLARYDDVDARGAQIENTHLIVHNQVDNILSDKRIRKAMALCVDRDTLNTALWKGKAGVTNGFQMPSQGVAFDPNRPAYSQQIGTAKQLLSEAGYAGETITFRTLNDYYVNSVAAAQVMQQWWQEAGLNVELVIMENWGQVTGDGLMTRNWSNGFPLPDPVAPLTTDWGPTSNVQANYGWKAPEEFNSLLDTIKTSPDGPDRTAAFQRALDIFDDEAPGFPLYRPYELYGVRANINWRPVTFEWMDLRPNNLTFG